A window from Peromyscus eremicus chromosome 1, PerEre_H2_v1, whole genome shotgun sequence encodes these proteins:
- the Cd79a gene encoding B-cell antigen receptor complex-associated protein alpha chain translates to MSGGLGVLGVLPLLLLLFLSEACLGPGCQALKIKVPPSVTVNLGDEARLTCEHDGNNPNITWWYSLLSNHTLQFSDPTLPVSLGPGQGPRGELVISNVNESHRGVYRCRVEENSVPQFSCGTYLRVRKPVPRPFLEMGEGTKNRIITAEGIILLFCAVVPGTLLLFRKRWQNEKFGVDIPDDYEDENLYEGLNLDDCSMYEDISRGLQGTYQDVGSLNIGDVQLEKP, encoded by the exons ATGTCAGGGGGTCTAGGAGTCCTTGGagtcctgcctctcctcctcctcctcttcctgtctgaAGCCTGCCTGG GCCCTGGATGCCAGGCCCTGAAGATAAAGGTTCCACCGTCAGTGACAGTGAACTTGGGAGATGAAGCCCGCCTCACCTGCGAACATGATGGCAACAACCCTAATATCACATGGTGGTACAGCCTTCTCTCCAACCACACTCTTCAGTTCAGTGACCCTACGCTCCCAGTGTCGCTGGGTCCTGGCCAGGGGCCCAGAGGCGAGTTGGTCATCTCCAACGTAAACGAGAGCCACAGGGGCGTGTACAGGTGCCGTGTGGAAGAAAACAGCGTGCCACAATTCTCCTGTGGCACCTACCTCCGAGTGCGTA AGCCAGTCCCTAGGCCCTTCCTGGAAATGGGGGAAGGCACCAAGAACCGCATCATCACGGCTGAGGGGATCATCTTGCTATTCTGTGCAGTGGTACCAGGGACACTGCTGCTATTCAGG AAACGATGGCAGAATGAGAAGTTTGGGGTGGACATTCCAGATGACTATGAAGATGAAAATCTTTATGAG GGACTGAATCTTGATGACTGCTCTATGTATGAGGACATCTCCAGGGGACTCCAGGGCACCTACCAGGATGTGGGCAGTCTCAACATTGGAGATGTCCAGCTGGAGAAGCCATGA